The proteins below are encoded in one region of Pongo pygmaeus isolate AG05252 chromosome 20, NHGRI_mPonPyg2-v2.0_pri, whole genome shotgun sequence:
- the SERTAD1 gene encoding SERTA domain-containing protein 1, which translates to MLSKGLKRKREEEEEKEPLAVDAWWLDPGHAAVAQAPPAVASSSLFDLSVLKLHHSLQQSEPDLRHLVLVVNTLRRIQASMAPAAALPPVPSPPAAPSVADNLLASSDAALSASMASLLEDLSHIEGLSQAPQPLADEGPPGRSIGGAAPSLGALDLLGPATGCLLDDGLEGLFEDIDTSMYDNELWAPASEGLKPGPEDGPGKEEAPELDEAELDYLMDVLVGTQALERPPGPGR; encoded by the coding sequence ATGCTGAGCAAGGGTCTGAAGCGGAaacgggaggaggaggaggagaaggaaccTCTGGCAGTCGACGCCTGGTGGCTAGATCCTGGCCACGCAGCAGTGGCACAGGCACCCCCGGCCGTGGCCTCTAGCTCCCTCTTTGACCTCTCAGTGCTCAAACTCCACCACAGCCTGCAGCAGAGTGAGCCGGACCTGCGGCACCTGGTGCTGGTGGTGAACACTCTGCGGCGCATCCAGGCGTCCATGGCACCCGCGGCTGCCCTGCCACCTGTGCCCAGCCCACCTGCAGCCCCCAGTGTGGCTGACAACTTACTGGCAAGCTCGGACGCTGCCCTTTCAGCCTCCATGGCCAGCCTCCTAGAGGACCTCAGCCACATTGAGGGCCTGAGTCAGgctccccaacccctggcagATGAGGGGCCACCAGGCCGTAGCATCGGGGGAGCAGCACCCAGCTTGGGTGCCTTGGACCTGCTGGGCCCAGCCACTGGCTGTCTACTGGACGATGGGCTCGAGGGCCTGTTTGAGGATATTGACACCTCTATGTATGACAATGAACTTTGGGCACCAGCCTCTGAGGGCCTCAAACCAGGCCCTGAGGATGGGCCGGGCAAGGAGGAAGCTCCGGAGCTGGACGAGGCTGAATTGGACTACCTCATGGATGTGCTGGTGGGCACACAGGCACTGGAGCGGCCGCCGGGGCCAGGGCGCTGA